The DNA region TAAAAATATATACAAACGTTTACATGTACAAAATAAGATTGAAGCCCTAAATAAATTCAATACTTATAGCATGAAATCTCACCATTTTATTGCCTAACAAAACACAGGTTTTAAAGCTTTAGCCATTTCGGGCTATTGCTTTATAGCCAAACAATTCGCCAATTTTACGCCCAGGTTTTACTGGTGAATGTTGATCTAACTTAATGCTCAAATAAATTATTAGTTATGAAAAGTAGACATGTATTTATTCTTATAAGTATCTTAATTGTTTGTGATGCTATTGCGATCAACTCCGCATTCGGCATTCTTTTCTTTTCAGGTGTGATAAAATCCCGCGATTTCGGTGGCATGGCCAACTGCTTAATGTTGTTGAATATCACCTGGATGCTATCAGCCATAATCAACACCACCTATTCTTTCAAAAACGTACAAACCACCGAGCTCTTATTTAAGAAAAGTGCTTTTACCTTTATATTGCAAGTGGTTTTAATGTTCGGCATCGGGTATTTTACGCTAAATATTATCGTTATTCCGCAATCGATACTTTACACCCTTCTGCTTAGCTTTTCGGCCATTACCTTAATTAGATTCGTTACCTATATTTTTGAGCGCTATTATTTAAAAATGGATCTTTACAAAAAGAACATCGCGATAATAGGCAATCAGGATCTGGGATCAAAACTCGAGAAATATTTCCGTAGCAATCGCTTATCTGTAAACTTTACAGGATATTATGGCGAGCTGGCCGAAGATACAGCGTTGGCTGAGCAGCCACTATCTCAACTTAAAAAAACCATTCGCTATGCTATTGAGAATGATCTTGATGAAGTTTATACCACTCAATTTCCAGATCAGTGTGCCGAACTAAATGAAGTGATTTCCTTAGCTGAACAAAATTGCGTTCGGGTTAAATTTGTCACTTCCTTTATCAAATATAAGCGTGAAGAAGAAAATTTCAAAAGCGCAAATTACCGTTTGAGTAGTTATTATGATGGTATTCCTATTTTAGTAACCCGGAAAGAACCACTAACGGCATTACGAAACAGGATTATCAAGCGTACTTTCGATATTTTGTTCAGCCTGGCGGTAATCATCTTTATCCTATCGTGGTTTTTGCCGCTGATGATGGTTTTGATTATGCTCGAATCGAAGGGAAATGCCATATTTGCGCAGCTTCGTTCGGGCCGTGATAACCGTGCTTTCTTTTGCTATAAGTTTCGCAGTATGAGGATGAACACCTTGAGCAATACCAAGCAGGCCGAAAGAAATGATCCGAGGATTACCCGACTTGGGGCGTTTATGCGCAAAACCAGTATTGACGAACTTCCTCAGTTTTTTAATGTTCTTTTTGGCGACATGAGTATTGTTGGCCCTCGCCCGCACATGCTAAAGCACACGGAAGAGTATAGCAAATTGATCGATCAATACATGATTCGCCAGTTTATTAAACCGGGAATAACCGGTTGGGCACAGGTGAATGGTTTTAGAGGCGAAACGAAAGAGCCGGGACAGATGCTGGCCAGGGTTAAGCACGACATTTGGTATATGGAGAATTGGTCGCTTTTGCAGGATATTAAAATTATCTATAAAACAGTTGCGAATGCAGTAAAAGGCGAAGAGAACGCTTTTTAATGCTAGAGTCCGAAAGTTGGGAAGTCCGGAGTCCGAAGGCTTGGTTAGATGTTTAAGCACTTCGACTTCGCTCAGTGTGACAGAAGCTTTCTAAGCTTGGATATAGAGAGTCCGAAAGTTGGGAAGTCCGGAGTCCGAAGGCTTGGTTATATGTTTAAGCACTTCGACTTCGCTCAGTACGACAGAAGCTTTCTAAGGTTGGATATAGAGAGTCCGAAAGTCCGAAGATTAAGAAGTAAAAAGAACGAATGAACGATCGTCATCCTGAATTTTTCATAACAAGTTTAGTTTTTAATGGCATTTAAGAGGGCAACGCCGTTTATTTCAGGATCTATTTAGCATGAACACTAAGCTGGAAAGATGCTGACCACGAAGTAGCTACAAGACATTTAAAAACACTAAGACACCTTATAAATCAAGTTCAGCATGACGAAGCGGCTGGGCAATGTGGCTAAAATGACGAGGTTTTGCTGAGATAATAATCGAACCGAAGTTACTTTGTTTCCCGCTTTCCCGGAAAGGGTTTGCATCTCTAAACAAATACTCAACTTTAATGATTTGGGATCTGTCTTCTCCCTATGAACGTTTGGGTTAAAGCAGATACTTTGTTTCCCTCTCTCCCGGAGAGGGACTTGCATTTCAGAACAAATACTACCAACATTAACAGGGTGAGGCTTCCTACCCAGCTAAACTATTCGTTGTGCGTTTAACGGCGAATTTTTTAACGGTATTTATGATCGAAAATTTATCGTAACCGCATTCAGCCCACAGTTCTGGCTGCTCTCCGTGCTCAATAAACTGATCGGGGATGCCTAAGCGAATCACATTTGCCTGGTATTTATGATCTGCCATGAACTCCAACACCGCCGAGCCAACTCCGCCCTGAATGGCACCATCTTCTACGGTGATAATGTGTTTATATTTAGAAAATACCTCATGAAGCATTTCTTCATCGAGCGGTTTAACAAAGCGCAAATCGTAATGTGCCGGATAAATTCCCTCGCTGTTAAGTTCAGATCGGGCCTCAACGGCAAAATTGCCTACATGGCCGAGGGTTAACAGTGCCACTTCCTCGCCATCGCAGATTTTTCTTCCCTTGCCAATCTCCAACGCTTTAAACGGTCTTTTCCAATCGGCCATTACGCCATTTCCGCGAGGATACCGAATCACAAAAGGACCAGCATTTTCCAGCTGAGCGGTGTACATGAGGTTTCGTAACTCTTCCTCGTTCATTGGCGATGAAATGGTAAGGTTCGGAATGCAGCGCATATACGAAATGTCATAAGCACCATGATGTGTTGCGCCATCGGCTCCGGCCAAACCGGCTCTATCTAAACATAAAACCACATTGAGTTTTTGAATAGCCACATCATGAATTACCTGATCGTACGCCCTTTGCATAAAGCTCGAATAGATATTGCAAAAAGGAACCATTCCCTGGGTAGCAAGACCTGCAGAAAAAGTAACGGCATGTTGTTCGGCAATGCCTACATCGAAAGCTCGTTTTGGCATGGCCTTCATCATAATATTTAACGAAGAGCCCGAAGGCATTGCTGGTGTTATGCCTACAATTTTATCGTTTGCCTCGGCCAGTTCTACCATGGTATGTCCGAAAACATCCTGATATTTTGGCGGTTGAGGCTTATCAGTAATACTTTTTTTAATTTCGCCGGTAATCTTATCAAAAAGACCCGGTGCATGCCATTTGGTTTGGTCTTTTTCGGCCAGGGCGAAACCTTTGCCTTTAACGGTAACACAATGCAAGAGTTTTGGTCCCGGAATTGCAGCTAAATCTTTGATGGTTTGCGCCAGTCGTTTCACATCGTGACCATCAACCGGCCCGAAATACCTGAAATTTAATGCTTCAAATAAATTACTCTGCTTTAAAAGAGTTCCCTTAATGCTTTTTTCTATTTTCTTAACGTATTTGTGCGCATTCGGTCCTAACTTAGATAGTCCTGCAAGCACCGTAGAAATATCGTCTCTAAACCTATTGTACGATTTCGAAATGGTAATGCTCGTTAAATATTCTTTTAGCGCACCAACATTCGGATCGATAGACATGCAGTTATCGTTTAAGATCACCAGTACATTGCTGTTTTCGATGCCGGCATGGTTTAAACCCTCAAATGCCAGTCCCGCTGTCATGGCACCATCGCCTATAATGGCAACATGCTGCCGGTCAGGTTCGCCCTTCAACTGGGCTGCTACGGCCATACCGAGTGCCGCAGAAATTGATGTAGATGAATGCCCAACGCCAAAGGTATCGTATTGGCTCTCTGAAATTTTCGGAAAACCACTAATGCCCTTGTAAACCCGATTTGTGTGGAACAAATCTCTGCGGCCAGTCAAAATCTTGTGGCCATACGCCTGGTGTCCAACATCCCAAACTAACTTATCGTAAGGCGTGTTCAGCGCATAATGTAAGGCAACGGTAAGCTCAACAACACCCAAGCTGGCACCAAAGTGACCGCCATTAACACTTACAATATCAATAATATATTGACGTAATTCTTGGCATATCTGCTCCAGATCGGCTTCGCTAAACTGCTTCAAATCAGCAGGGTAATTGATTTTTGATAATAGTGGGCCAGCTTTAACTTGCATTCATTATTGTGGTAAAGGACAAGTTACAAAGGAACGCATTTTTGTTATAAAAGCGAAAGGAAATTTGAGGCGGTCTTTACAACCAAAAATAGGCAAAGAAATGAAACTGCCCCACCAAATTTTTATCCATTAAAAATTATTTGATTACAACAAATCGAGCTGTATTTAGTCTTATTTGTAATACACATATATTAGCTAAACCCTATAGTGCTAATCTGCTAAATGAGCACTTACTTCTACTTGTTCCGTAACCATATCGACTACGTTTTACACAGCTCTGTATAGTCGTATTTTTATCGCTAAATAAATACTTGTATGATTAGCTTAACTCACGACACTTCAGCCCATAAACTAAACAAAGTAAAAGTTGGCGACGAAATTACTGACGAATACCAATCGCAGGGAAAGGTTGTTAAAATAAACAAAAATATTATTAACGACCTGAGAGAGTATATGTTTCATTTGGATTCGAGGCAGATTATTTATATTTTAAGCAAAGCGATGTAGCCATAGATCGTTACCTATAATAATAGATCATTTCGGTAAAAAGCGCTATTGCCAGATCTTCATGCATCAAGTCTTTTCTTGCTGAGGGAATTAGATCATTTTCTTTATGTTTGCATTAAATGCAAGCAGAGAATTTCGAAATCAAACTTCCGGTATTTGAAGGCCCGTTCGATTTATTATTATTCTTTATCGAGCGTGATGAATTGAACATTCAGGATGTTGAGATTGCAAAGATTACCAACGACTTTTTAGATTATATCCATCAGCTTTTAGCAGTTAATGTTGAGGTGGCAAGCGAGTTTATACTGGTGGCCGCTACCTTAATGCGCATTAAATCTAAAATGCTTTTGCCCCGCATTGAAATAGATGAGGCGGGTAACGAGGTTAACCCCGAGCAAGACCTGATTGCCAGGTTAATTGCCTACAAGCAGTTTAAGTCGGCGGCGGAGGAAATGCGGGTTTTTGAAGAAAGCCGGATGCAACAGGAGCGAAGGGGAAACATTGAGCATGATTTAACGCTTGTTGCCGAATCGTCGTCGCACCAGGATGAACTTTTATCGCTCGATCTGTATAAACTGCTTACGGTTTATCATCGAACCATGCAAAAGTACGAGTTGAGGAGCGAGGAAGTAAAACACACCGTGGTGCAGTACCCTTACACCATTGAACAACAAAAGCATTTTATTGCAAATTTGCTCGATATTAATCAACAAATCGACTTTGCGCTTGTGCTAAAAAATTCGGAGAACAAAGTACATTTCGTGTATAATTTCCTGGCGATACTGGAAATGCTGCAACAACAAATTGTAGAAATTACTATTGGCAGTGGATTCAATAATTTTAAGGTGAAATCTTTTTCCTAGATGAGATCTTCAAGTGCCTGTTTAAAAAAGTACACTTTTTAAAGGATGTCACGTTTGTCTCCTACTGAACTTTGATTGATGCGTCATCCTTTCCAAAATTTGGGGGATCTGAATTCAAAAAAGAAGTATCACTAGCATTACGATTCCCGCCTGCGCGGGAAGGACGACCGATTAAAGTAAATGTGCTCATAGAACATTAAAATTAGACACATTTACCCTGAGCTTTCCGAAAAACCGGGACAGGTACTCGAAAGGCAGCTACAATTCGAAACAGTAATCGCTTTCAATAAACGCATCTCTTTATGTAAAAGCGATTTCGCTGAAATCCATCTCTGCCTTAACGATTAATTTCTTACTTTTGCAGAAAAATACAAACCTAATATAAGGATGACACGCGACACCCAAATCTTTGAACTTATTGATCAGGAACTAAACCGCCAGGAGCACGGTTTGGAACTTATTGCATCAGAAAACTTTGTGAGCAAGCAGGTAATGGAAGCTGCTGGTTCGGTATTAACCAACAAATATGCCGAAGGCCTGCCAGGAAAACGCTATTATGGCGGCTGCCAAGTTGTAGATGTGGTGGAGCAAATTGCCATCGACAGAGCTAAGCAATTGTTCAGCGCTGCCTGGGTTAACGTTCAGCCTCACTCGGGTGCGCAAGCTAACGCGGCAGTAATGTTGGCAGTTTTGCAACCTGGTGATAAGATTTTGGGTTTCGACCTTTCGCACGGTGGGCACTTAACACACGGTTCTCCGGTAAATTTTTCGGGCAAACTATATGAGCCGCTATTTTATGGTGTAGAAAAAGAAACCGGCCTTATCGATTATAAAAAACTGGAAGAGGTTGCGCTTGCTGAAAAGCCAAAGTTGATTATTTGTGGTGCCTCAGCCTACTCTCGCGAGTGGGATTATGCTTTTATCCGCTCGGTAGCAGATAAAATTGGTGCATTGGTGTTGGCTGATATTTCTCACCCGGCAGGGCTGATAGCAAAAGGATTGTTAACTAACCCGCTTCCGCACTGCCACATTGTAACCACTACTACACACAAAACCTTACGCGGCCCTCGTGGTGGTATGATTATGATGGGTAAAGATTTTGAAAACCCCTGGGGATTAAAAACGCCAAAGGGCGAAGTGCGCATGATGAGCAATTTGTTAGACATGGCAGTTTTTCCAGGTACACAAGGTGGCCCTTTAGAGCATATTATTGCAGCTAAGGCAATTGCCTTTGGCGAAGCTTTAACCGACGAATACGGTGCTTATATTAAACAAGTTGCCGCAAATGCACAAGCAATGGCCAAGGCGTTTGTAGCTAAAGGTTACGGAATTATTTCGGGCGGTACCGATAACCACTTAATGTTAATTGACCTTAGAAATAAGAACATTACTGGTAAAGTGGCCGAAAACGCCTTAGAAAGAGCAGAAATTACCGTAAATAAAAATATGGTTCCTTTTGATGATAAATCGCCGTTTGTAACCTCTGGCATCCGCGTGGGTACAGCAGCAATTACCACCCGCGGTTTAAAAGAAACTGAAATGGGTAAAATTGTTGATCTGATTGATCAGGTGCTTACCAATCCAGATGATGAAGCAAACATCAATAGCGTAAAGGCCGAGGTAATTAAACTGGTTAGCGCCTTTCCGCTTTACAAATAAGATTAATTAAATATTTTGAGAGCAGTTGCATTAATTTGTAACTGCTTTTTTATTGGTTAAAATTATATTGCCGTTAACTTCAGTGGGTCTATTGCCGTTAACTTCAGTCAACGGTATAAGGACTAGCCGTGATCTTGAAATCCCTCAATTCTATAAATTCTGATCCCAAAAAGTAAAGGGCCGATATTCTTAGAAGAAATATCGACCCTTACCATCTAAATTAACGCTCTCAAATATATAACGCAGCGAAATACGAATTGTTTTAACTTAATAAAAAAAATTAATTTTTCTCATAACAGCCTAATGTCGAAGGGTTTATTCTGTTTATGCCGCGTAAGTCTTTATTCAAATAGCTATTGTAATAAGGATCGTTGGTTAGGCTCGAACCTTTTCCAATAACAATGCTGTTATCCTGCAACTGAAAATTCTCCGAATCAACTGCGATAAAACCCGGCTCAACATTAATCAGATTGCTGCTGCCCAAATCAGTCTTTGTTGTCTTAATCAGGTTATTCAGCAGCTTATACTCAACCTTTGCCGAGCTTTTGCGTTGAATGTCGAGCTCGTTAATCAAAGAGCCGCAGATAATATTGTTGGTCAGTTCTATGTTAAGATGATTGTAAGCACTGCTCGATATATAGTCAGAAAAAGTCAATGCTGCAGTCTTCCGCGGAAAGTCGAAGTTATATCCCGCAAAGGTATTTTGTTTCAGCATATAACGGCCTCCGCCTGTAGCATAAACCAGGTAGTTGCCGCAATTGTACATTAAATTGTTAAAGGCCAGCATTTCCGAATGGTAGCCAATGTAAGCGGCAACCTGCATGTTCTTTATAATACTGTTGCTTAAAATCAGTTTGCTGTTTCCATTGTGAGATAACGAATCGGAAGTAATACCTACAGATGCGTTCTTGATGACCGCGTATTTAATTACCGCATTTCCCAACCGCTTTAAAAAAATCCCCTTCCACTGGCCCGGTTCACTCGCGTAAATGCTTTCGAGCCTGTCGCTGCAAAACACCACAGGATCGTTTGCCGAGCCTTCGACATTTAGCATGCCCTCAACGTTTAAGCTGGCATCTTTGTGAAAATAGATCTTCGTTCCAGGTGCAACATTCAATCTTGATCCGCTCTGCACGGTAACGCCGCCAGTAATTACATAAGGAAGCCTATTAGACCAATATGTATCGCCTGTGATTGATTTCTCATTTATAAAAATCGCATTTTGCCCAAAAGCCACAAGTTTAATAACCTGCCTATGGCCATTACAATTGATAATTATAGAATCTTGCACTAAAAAAGGCAGGTTGCTAGCCGTGGGATCTATTTTAACCTTAACAAAAATATTCAGCGAGTCCTTACCGTTAAGTAACAGGTTTGTGCTGCTCGACGTTGATTCGCCGTTGATATTAAGGCTAAATGACGATGGCGTACCTCCAGATAGCACAATTTCGTTAATATATAACGCGTTCGGGTTTTCATTGCTGAGCCTGATCCGTTTCGTAACCGAACCAGTAGATGAAAATATCGTGTCGAACAGAACGCTGTTTGTGGCCAAAGTTAGCTTCGCCTCCGGATCGCTCGTAATGCGCTCATCTTTACGGCAAGCAGCCACAAGTATCAACAACAATAAAAACAAGCCATTATTTAAACGCATCTTATCAAACATATAGAAATGTTCGGTTTCTTGCAAAAAAAGAAATTTATTCGGCAAAGGCCAGCGCCGCAATACTTACCTTATTTGCGCCACATAACAAAAGCGCATTGGCGCACGCTTCGAGGGTTGCCCCAGTGGTAACCACATCATCCACTAACAAAACATGGCGCCCTTTAATAAGTGCCGAGTTGTCGACCTCAAAAACATGCTGCATATTTTCATAACGACTGTACCTGTTTTTTTTGGTCTGGCTTTCCGTACCCACCAATCGCCTCAGTAATTTTTCATTAACGCCAATGCCAGTTATTAGCGAAATACCTTCGGCGATAAAAGCACTTTGATTAAAGCCTCTCAATCTCAATTTACTTGGGTGAAGCGGCACCGGAATAATTGCATCCATTTCAGCATAGAGTTGCGATCCTTGTAATCTTTCACCCAGCATTTTGCCCAGCATCAGGCCAACTTCCGTTTTGCCCTTGTATTTTAAGCTATGAATCAGGTTCTGCACCTTAGTTCCCTTTCTAAAATACAGCATTGCCATCGCCGCATTAATGTCAACCCTTCCCCAAAGCTGCTTGGCCACCCTGTTTTCAGCATGCAAATGATAATCGGTAAAGGGCAAATCGTACAAACATTTCGTGCAAATGATTGCCTCATTTAACAACAGCTCGGCCCCGCAAGCATTGCACAACTCCGGAAAAAGAAGCCCAATCAAGTCCGATGCCCAACGTTGTATGATTAACATAACCCTAATTTATCATTTTAATTAATAGAAAGTTCATTAATTGGTGTGTTTTGTGAATTGATAATGGGTTGATTAGTATCATTAGCTCACTGGTTCATTTACTCCTCGCAATTGCAAACTGAGAACTCCCAACTGAACCCCCCCCCCAACACCCCAATCCCTGAAATGTTTGCCCCGCCCTTCAATTTTTTTTCATTGATTTTCAGTTCATTATCAAAACCTCCAAAAAATACCCCCATATCCATTTGGAGTAAGCCCAACTTTTGCTACCTTTGCATCCCGCTTCGGAGGAAACGGTTGTATTGAAAAGGTGGATCAGGGACAGTAGAGAGGGAAAAGGCGCAGAATTTATTTCAAAATAAATTTGGCGAAAACAAAAAGATC from Pedobacter endophyticus includes:
- a CDS encoding segregation and condensation protein A — protein: MQAENFEIKLPVFEGPFDLLLFFIERDELNIQDVEIAKITNDFLDYIHQLLAVNVEVASEFILVAATLMRIKSKMLLPRIEIDEAGNEVNPEQDLIARLIAYKQFKSAAEEMRVFEESRMQQERRGNIEHDLTLVAESSSHQDELLSLDLYKLLTVYHRTMQKYELRSEEVKHTVVQYPYTIEQQKHFIANLLDINQQIDFALVLKNSENKVHFVYNFLAILEMLQQQIVEITIGSGFNNFKVKSFS
- the dxs gene encoding 1-deoxy-D-xylulose-5-phosphate synthase — protein: MQVKAGPLLSKINYPADLKQFSEADLEQICQELRQYIIDIVSVNGGHFGASLGVVELTVALHYALNTPYDKLVWDVGHQAYGHKILTGRRDLFHTNRVYKGISGFPKISESQYDTFGVGHSSTSISAALGMAVAAQLKGEPDRQHVAIIGDGAMTAGLAFEGLNHAGIENSNVLVILNDNCMSIDPNVGALKEYLTSITISKSYNRFRDDISTVLAGLSKLGPNAHKYVKKIEKSIKGTLLKQSNLFEALNFRYFGPVDGHDVKRLAQTIKDLAAIPGPKLLHCVTVKGKGFALAEKDQTKWHAPGLFDKITGEIKKSITDKPQPPKYQDVFGHTMVELAEANDKIVGITPAMPSGSSLNIMMKAMPKRAFDVGIAEQHAVTFSAGLATQGMVPFCNIYSSFMQRAYDQVIHDVAIQKLNVVLCLDRAGLAGADGATHHGAYDISYMRCIPNLTISSPMNEEELRNLMYTAQLENAGPFVIRYPRGNGVMADWKRPFKALEIGKGRKICDGEEVALLTLGHVGNFAVEARSELNSEGIYPAHYDLRFVKPLDEEMLHEVFSKYKHIITVEDGAIQGGVGSAVLEFMADHKYQANVIRLGIPDQFIEHGEQPELWAECGYDKFSIINTVKKFAVKRTTNSLAG
- a CDS encoding ComF family protein, with protein sequence MLIIQRWASDLIGLLFPELCNACGAELLLNEAIICTKCLYDLPFTDYHLHAENRVAKQLWGRVDINAAMAMLYFRKGTKVQNLIHSLKYKGKTEVGLMLGKMLGERLQGSQLYAEMDAIIPVPLHPSKLRLRGFNQSAFIAEGISLITGIGVNEKLLRRLVGTESQTKKNRYSRYENMQHVFEVDNSALIKGRHVLLVDDVVTTGATLEACANALLLCGANKVSIAALAFAE
- the glyA gene encoding serine hydroxymethyltransferase produces the protein MTRDTQIFELIDQELNRQEHGLELIASENFVSKQVMEAAGSVLTNKYAEGLPGKRYYGGCQVVDVVEQIAIDRAKQLFSAAWVNVQPHSGAQANAAVMLAVLQPGDKILGFDLSHGGHLTHGSPVNFSGKLYEPLFYGVEKETGLIDYKKLEEVALAEKPKLIICGASAYSREWDYAFIRSVADKIGALVLADISHPAGLIAKGLLTNPLPHCHIVTTTTHKTLRGPRGGMIMMGKDFENPWGLKTPKGEVRMMSNLLDMAVFPGTQGGPLEHIIAAKAIAFGEALTDEYGAYIKQVAANAQAMAKAFVAKGYGIISGGTDNHLMLIDLRNKNITGKVAENALERAEITVNKNMVPFDDKSPFVTSGIRVGTAAITTRGLKETEMGKIVDLIDQVLTNPDDEANINSVKAEVIKLVSAFPLYK
- a CDS encoding exopolysaccharide biosynthesis polyprenyl glycosylphosphotransferase, producing the protein MKSRHVFILISILIVCDAIAINSAFGILFFSGVIKSRDFGGMANCLMLLNITWMLSAIINTTYSFKNVQTTELLFKKSAFTFILQVVLMFGIGYFTLNIIVIPQSILYTLLLSFSAITLIRFVTYIFERYYLKMDLYKKNIAIIGNQDLGSKLEKYFRSNRLSVNFTGYYGELAEDTALAEQPLSQLKKTIRYAIENDLDEVYTTQFPDQCAELNEVISLAEQNCVRVKFVTSFIKYKREEENFKSANYRLSSYYDGIPILVTRKEPLTALRNRIIKRTFDILFSLAVIIFILSWFLPLMMVLIMLESKGNAIFAQLRSGRDNRAFFCYKFRSMRMNTLSNTKQAERNDPRITRLGAFMRKTSIDELPQFFNVLFGDMSIVGPRPHMLKHTEEYSKLIDQYMIRQFIKPGITGWAQVNGFRGETKEPGQMLARVKHDIWYMENWSLLQDIKIIYKTVANAVKGEENAF